In the Zingiber officinale cultivar Zhangliang chromosome 5A, Zo_v1.1, whole genome shotgun sequence genome, gtacaatcagaggtgtctagatcgatcagtggattttgaccaaaacccactgatggccctcccctacttggaatttcatgaaatcaAATCCCCTAtaaaggtcttggtggggagatggtgtatatggtgtcaaacagaaTTTATACATCATAGATTAGAagttatggctccgtgccagttggcacataTTCCACTTATGGCCATGACCATactatagacttaaaccctatggtagcaccttctaattttatttttatgatttttttgataaggagcatggtagcacattttgagtttatagaaagggggagatgGTCTCAATttttaagaaaggataccataccagacccacgttgggcctgatatgctctcatatcaggcccacgttaggcctgatatgcaagcatatcaggcccaacggtgcctgatttttttttcatctcaatttttaagaaaggataccataccagacccacgttgggcctgatatgctctcatatcaggcccacgttaggcctgatatgcaagcatatcaggcccaacgggcttgcatatcaggcccaacggtgccTAATTTTTTTCCATCACTTGCCACCACACCTATGGAGATTTAAACCATGATTGGCTAGCACCGATGGTTCCTTGGAATTCcagaatcccactcgaactgaatgggtacaatcagaggtgtctaggtccatcaatggatcCATCATTTGGAACACCATATGTTTCTTGTAGTTTCAGGACTAAGAACCAATTTTTTTTCTCGTAACTTAGTTACTTTGGTGTTCCATAATTACATgcctaattcaaatttcaaagcctACCTTGTGCTCTTGAAATCGAGTGTTGGTCCAAGCCTATTTGATTTTCtaaacaatcccaaccgttacAATGTTTTTAGTTTTGACAAGATAGATATGGTGTGCAGtacaacttatatacattatCTCTCTTTTCACTGATAAGCACTAGCATCGCAATTTGGATGTCACAGGATATTGTGACttatatttgactaatcactATACAATATAATTAATATTCCAGTGGTAGTTTATACTCTACTCATATAATACATAACACTATATTAaacaacaaagactacatacaaacATATAAAACTATCTACACTACGTAACTTCATTTACATTCTCtacaagtttttgccttacaagaTTATAGATATTTAAttcaatgttttaaaaaatttatccctcaaaattaataccattacatcaattctaatctttttcatgtctccttgtgtgaagtccatcttcatattgtataggagacatcgaatgtattgcatcacaaagaagccacagtcaacgcTGTAAATAACAACACCATTTTAATGGTCAAGATTTGTTATCAATATGTTCTATTCACACTCTGTGCTCGACTTACCTGGCTTGTTGTTGTGGATATTCTATTGTGCGAGACACTCATTTATCGAACGGATAAtgcctttcaaattttgaatcaaTAACAGCAATGTGGTCACGACTATAGAGTTTAAAATCTAATACCTGTAAGATTGAACAGGAAATTTacattttccatcaactagcatttatattagaatacaaacatacacatgaatattggatgttcaccgctgcttcaaattcatatttgtatttacttccacttgctagagaattgtactgattgaacatcattgatttggtgtccaccatcagcaagtggaagtgtgcattatcactacACAAAGGTACAAAAATATACCTAacctcttcatctcctctatctgtctttatcaggtgctggaaggcaaacttactcgatgatttcattaatgactacaaatatgcaaaagtcatacatacataaccaagTAATAAAatggattctaatttttactagagaattccttactgtgaagaatgttgaacaatatataAACTTGTTGTATGTCCTTCCAAACGCGATTGCCcccttaaatagaattttacaatacgtgtcgattacGCCCCCTCTTGTTAAcatttctccattcacaccagataacaGGGAATACACatttaaacaaaagggtggttcctcccaaactaaaTCATTTGTAACCCTACATATTAAACAAATCaatgattatttttacaaaattaattttgagaaccGTACATCAACTATGTAATTAGAGAAGCATATAATTGTCTTGACTAATCAACTATGTAATTCACATACTTTAGTTTCTCCAACGCTTTTAACAAGTACGCACCTCTTGGtcttgttttgtttttcttggaagtcttaaattgcttcttcacatactatgcgCATAAACATAAAAGCCATTTAGATAATCTATTAAATCTaaccaattaaaattaaatttgcagATATCATCTTACAGTAAtggcttgtttcctcattttgccATATTTGACAAACATATCTGCATCCTTctctgcctcttcatcagatttgtcttccatcaATTCTACAATATCTCTTTCTTCTTTCATTTCATCCACatcaatttttcctttccccttcccCACAACATCAGATTCTTTTACAActttttttcccttctccttgACTTGAAACTTTCTCCGCAGGCTCACTTACatgtatatttctacgctgcctcttaggtaaagttttaagctacaatggactatcaattggagtatccctataatcatagcgacttctgtcacgtcctctcctccttcttcttgttgtaacacctacaggttcaaATTGAGGATCGTCCacaggctcgctatattgagattccatgcatttattttcaactttttaagtaattctttcatCCTTTCattcaattgcatgttctcccTTGTAAGCTCTTTAGTTCTGTTagcttgaataatgcaattacaacaccCCTTAATAATTTGACTTCCTTCAgtgacttcaatttgtgatgtctccattgcatgtggactgtCATCAAAGCCAACAAGGTTCTCAAACAATGAATTTTCATATTGGGTAGGGATTAGGTCTATGacaacctgtaagaatattaaaaCACATGTTAAAACAAGAGTTCTTAACCAAACTATAGTTAAAGTattcaaaatttacctcttcagatgagacTTCATCAAACAAttccctcaccttactaatatgtgaaggaatattcctccacttatttattcttgctccttttattttgtatgatttttggattgaaacatgctccaaaaaccatgcctgattcaccatcaCAAGTGTTAACTATTGATAAATGTccgtaaaatattaataaatttcacataaaTTATAAACTTACTGGCAAAAGACCAGCAAacccctttaggtaagggaggttagTGTTATAATATTTTGTCGCAGTTGATaaaaatatgtccccaatcttaggtaattgtggagccataaattcatggataacttcaacccagttgaatctagcaagattctcaaaatcatctactatatctatgaGACATAaagggaccttatatgtactagaagaaaataaaacacaaacaaatatatacaaaatatagaatttgcaaaataataaaacatcatcttctccttcaacgcgattgccataaaatttaagtaacttttcaattcttgatctagtagcttcttttttgcTTGAGAAGTATATTAGAAAGAGGTCACCCGATACTTTAGTAGAATTCATTggaattgaagctcctcggtctgcaataccaagcagcaatgaaacgtctcTTCTTGTGAAGCCAACCGGAACCCATGACCAAGTTAAATGATTATTTGACTTCTACGAACAAatacaaaagtattaggaacaccgTGGACATGATACGATGTCATATCAAGCACACGTTAGGCCTGCTATTGTATcgtatcaggcccatgttgggtctgatatgacaTCGTATCATGCCCAATGTTGGCCCTGATGTGATATCGTATCAGTCCCACGTTTAgcaaaagatttaattttatcatacaactactttgtgattaaaatacaaaattatatattgtaactgagaatctaaaggtttgactacttgaattccaattttaaaatatattgaccaaaatctcacggatgtgctgcatatcttgtatgtccaaaaaaatattaaagggTGACTGTTTTATCAGCGCTAttgtcggtcatgtaaaataacagacccttgatgcgttcctttcttcgtggatgtttgaaaaaatcttttaaagtgacctaggacactgttccaatgcagtttctgtccaacaCCAACTGAACCCTACAGTTTatacaaattaaaaaattttaatcataCTCGTTCAGCTTCTCAAAATCACAGAGTTTGTAACTTTATacctttacagctaattgatgtggagaggatgatgatacacCCGATCGACTTCTTTGCGTCATTATGAGACGAGATGATTCACCTAAACCCTAGAACCCTTCCCTGGTTCCTTGCGAACAGTCCTATTTTTAAGCACTGAAATGCTTGATGTCGTTGCTTGAGAAAGACTCGACGTCACGCACTAACCTAGGGTTTCACAAGAGGGAAGATTTCTCCACAGAATTGGAGTTGCACTCAAAGTGTTACGAACAACACTGAGTCATGCACGATTTGAAGGGAGGtagaaaaatgatagaaattattttttaaaaatcaaagtcAAAAAGTGGTTCGGATGATTGGGAAATGACGGCTAAACATAGGAGATTGACGGGAGGGATATATTGGATATTACACATCATTTATATGTatcttttgataaatataaaattatgatgTACCTTCTGATAAATATATTATACAAGGTATGTAAATTACTGAAAAGTAAATCATGTTGATATTAAATTCAAGTATGAACGACATTGTAAATGCTCTAATAGATATAGTTTATAAATGTTAGTTATTGACGCATTGTAAAAGAATTTTGTCCACTTTCAAGACTAACGTATTTAAAAATTGGCGAGATAAATACGGACAAAAAACACGTCCTCATATAGCCACCTTTCCAACTCACATCGCCCCACGGGGTTATCTCGGCTGGTAAAGATGTGGAAGTTTGCCACTGAGAACATGGGTTCGAGTCCGCAGGGCAACGGGGATTTATTCCCTATCCCTGTGCAAAAAGTCTCGGCCCACTGCGTACTTGCCACCGagctaccgtgatttacctccctcgtgatgaccctGGGCAGGGTACGGCGGGGGCACTGAGGGCGagggtttcgccttttgccacctttCCAACTCACATCatcattaaattttttaaaattatctattaaaaaaaacttatcgcCGTCGTATATTAACCTTCCCAACTCGCATTGtccttgaataaaataataccaaATCCAACAAAAATCCAATCAACATCTGTATAAACAAATCTACACCGTCTGTTCATTCCCATCTTCTCCTTTCAAAACTCCGCGACCAGGGATCCTATCCAGGTTCTATTTTAAGAGCCGCATGTATATATCAGCGGGATTAGTGGTCTAACTCTAATACGTAACTTTGTATCACTTGGACCGAATCCTCCGCTTTGCCTTCCCATCTCTGGTCTCTCTGTTTCCGCTCCTACTCCGCACAAAACCCTAGCAGCCATGGCGGACGACGGTTTCCCGGCTGCACGCCTCTTCAGTCAGGGCGTATCGTACACCTACGACGACGTTATTGTTCTTCCCGGCTATATCGACTTCCCCGCCGATGCCGTCGACTTGTCCACCCGTCTCTCCCGCCGCATCCCCCTCGCCATTCCGTGCGTCGCCTCTCCCATGGACACGGTATCCGAGTCCTCTATGGCCGTCGCCATGGCTGCCCTCGGCGGCGCCGCCATCGTCCACTGCAACGACGCCCCTTCCCGACAGGCCGCCATCATCCGCTCCGCAAAGGCCCGACGCATCCCCTTCGTCACCGACCCCGTCTTTCTCTCCCCCTCGGATTCCGTTCCCGACTTCGGGTCCGCGGCCTATGCCCTAGTTACCGAGTCGGGCGGATCCAAGTCGAAGGTTGTCGGCGTCGTCGCGAGGTCCGATTGGGAGTCTCTATCTGACAAAAACTCCTTAATAGTCCGCGAGTACATGCGTCCGGCACCGGCGTCCGTTCCCGCGTGCTATGACTTCGAAAAGGTGGCGTCTTTCCTCGCCGGCGGGGGATTGGAGTGCACGCCGCTGGTGGACGAAGAGGGAGAGATTGTGGATCTGgtcaccaaggaagatgtcgaGAGGATCCGGGAATTTCCGAGATTAGGAGTGCCATCTCTGGGCCCGGATGGGAGGTTCCTCGTTGGCGCATCTATAGGAACTCGGGAATCGGACAAGGAGAGACTCGATCATCTCATGAAGGCCGGGACGAACGTGGTGGTGGTGGATAGCTCACAAGGGAACTCAATATACCAGTTAGAAATGATCAAGTATGCGAAGAATATGCACCCTGATTTGGATGTGATCGGTGGGAATGTCGTCACGATCGCGCAGGCTCAGAATCTGATCATGGCCGGAGCTGATGGATTGAGGGTGGGAATGGGATCAGGATCCATATGTACTACTCAGGAGGTCTGTGCTGTCGGCAGAGGACAGGTATCGTCGTCTCTCGTCTTCATTTTGTATGGCAATTGTCTCGGAGAATGTTAACGAGGAACAAGTAGATGTTAATAAATTTGTGAACACAATAATTCGGATCGTTGTGATGGCAAAAGCATTATTTTCAATGATGCTCAACTAAAAGCTGTATTTGTTTTGACTTCAACAGGCAACCGCAGTGTACAAAGTTTCATCTTTTGCAAAGGACCATGATGTGCCAGTTATTGCTGATGGTGGGATTTCAAATTCTGGTCATATTGTGAAAGCTTTGACACTAGGAGCTTCCACTGCTATGATGGGTAGTTTTCTTGCTGGAAGCACTGAGGCTCCTGGGGTTTTTGTGGATCTGGTATGCTTTATTAAgatggtgttttttttttttttttttgcttatctTGCTTGTCATTGCAACTCTTTGCCATGGCTACTATGTTGGATAGCCAAAGTAAGTTTATTCATCCATTGATGTCATTACCAACCATGTGCCAGGACAATATTCCTGGTGCCCATAATCAAGTATTGAATATGTTTTTGGTTTTTACTCAACTAAATTTTTCAGcatctttctcttctccttggatACCATGTTTTGTCTCTTTAGATATTATACCTCCGATAGTAACATGACTATGATATTCCTATTCGAAGTTTACTCATTTAGTGAACGTTGTCATTCATGTGCCTGGAAGTATTCCTGGTGCCCACAACCACGTTCTGGAGGTGTTCTTGGTCATTAGTCTTTTACTGTTACAGCTTTTTACTCTTGCCCTCCGGGTCATGTCTTGTCTCTTCAGATTCTATGCGCCAGAGTGTAATGCATATGATACTCCTGTTCATGTTAGACATGTAGTACGGTCCACCAATTCATAATGAGCTGACATATTATTAAGGCAGTTTTTAACCGTAAATTTAGGTTTGGGGAAATTTATGAAATGTATGCTTGTGGTCTCTTCAGGGAAGGATTTCATGCAAGTCATTTAACCAAAAACAACAAAGAGCTCTTCGTTTGTAGCTCTAACATCACTGTGTAGCTTAATAGTCCAACATCTTGATGGATTTTTCTCTCCTCTGATGACCAACACGAGGAATTCAGATCACTTTTTGACATTTTTTTACATCATTCTAGATACTTGTCTGGAAAGATTGTGTTGGGCATTCACATTTTGATCTACctgagtaaaaaataataaaaaaaaaggtgAAACGGAGAAAAGGGATTGGTGTGAACATTCATTTTTGGACCTCAGATTTGACCAAATAATGTAGAACATATTGTTGAGCCACATGACATTTACTAGCAGGCAACATGGTAAACCAAACACTACAAATTTCATCAGGATGGGAATCAGAAATATTAGCCGAATTTTAATCTTCTTCAGTACGTTTTAGGTTCCTAGGAGAAAAAGGTGATGAGCATTCTTGAGTTTTAGGAAGTAGTAACTAACTTACCTCATAACAAATTGTTATAATCGTTGTTGAGCTACTAGATTTGAATGAACTTTGTAGCTAATTGGATTCTACCTCACGTTTGCTTGACCAGAATGGCCACCGGGTCAAGAAATATAGGGGAATGGGTTCTCTTGAAGCCATGACAAAGGGAAGTGACGCAAGGTACTTGGGTGACACACTAAAGCTTAAAGTTGCTCAGGGAGTTGTTGGTGCTGTTGCTGACAAAGGCTCCGTATTGAAGTTTATTCCCTATACGATGCAAGCTGTGAAGCAAGGTTTTCAGGATCTCGGTGCATCCTCTTTGCAATCAGCTCATGATCTGTTGCGTTCAGAGGTTTTGAGATTGGAGGTACGCTGATTTTGGATCCCAAATCTCTCTCTGTCTCTCTGCTCGTCATGAAGTCAGTAAAAAACTTGTTTTTTTCCTCACAACTAGTTATGACCCTTTGAAAAAGTTGAGAGATCATGACAAAATAGGAATCTTTTGTTTGCAATGAGCTCAAAATCTTAATCTTCAGAGAGACATACTAAACATTTTTAACAAGCACTCTTTTGTCTATATGCACAAACATCATGAATGGTGACTATGAGTGCACAATTGAATTCTAGAACTTGGCAGTAGAtctgtttatttttcataattatcTTGTTCAATGCGTATTTAAGTTAAAGCCAAGTTTGTGGATTTCTTGTTCTCCAGGTTCGAACAGGAGCAGCACAGGTAGAGGGAGGCATTCATGGATTGGTTTCATACGAGAAGAAATTCTTTTAAGAACGTGTGAGAGTTTCTTAGACATTTAGTGATGTAATTCTGAGGCGGATTACACTGTCATCTTCCACTCGAGTGTTGCTCTTCTATCTTCTTTTGAATTATGATTGTACTTGGAATACAGATAATTTAATGCTATTTGCAACAACTGGCGCTGATTGAGTTCATTACCTGATTAGTTGGATAACTGAGTTTTGGTGGCCCTTGCTCTGGATGCTATTAGCAAGGAGTGGAGATTGGATTCATGGGACCTCACTATAGATTTGACTTTCGGTTCGTTTGCCTAGTCCAATGAATTAAAAGTGCCGAGCAAAGGAAAGAAAGATGATGATCCGTCACGCACTGGTGTTATTTAATTGGACTGGCTGTGTTTGTCACATCAAGTTTCAAGGCAACATTTAGCCTTATTGATTGGGTAATGGATAATGAATGGGTCACTAAAATTCTATCTGCACTTTTCACTTGAGGATTTAGCACTAACTGCCCGCTACACAGCTACACTTATCTCTTTGGTAGAATTCAGATTCAGATGATGAACACTACCCTGATTCGTAATTGATGCGTCAGTTCGATCAGATGGCTTGCGGCTGGCTACTTTTGAATGACCTATCCACTTTAGTTAAGCTTCCCACCCAAAGTTGACGTGTCAAGTCCAGTGAGACCAGACGACTTTGAGCTGACATTCGACCAACCTCTCTTTTTGAGTGTTTCTTTTCTAAATTGTACCGTAGTTTCGGTAATAAGAATCCCAATCATAAGTTTTACACTCAGTAtagttaataaaattaatatttatggatattaatataattataaattgatatttaaaagtATGGAGATATAAATTCGCTAAAGCTGATAATAAACTAATATTATTAACTAATACATGCAGCAAACGTAGAATATACCTTAGCATTGTAAATAACCAAATCCTTTAAATTGGTTACTGCAATTGTAGAGTAATACAGAACACGACGACACGATTGAGCATAATCTCTACAACTCCACAATTGAGCATGAACAAGTGAGCTGCAACTGATCTTCAGCAAAAATGTACGACATTACTAGTTTACAGGGTAGAAGACTATCGAGTAACCAGTCGCTCAGCGGCTAATCTAGAGTAGAGGGCAGTGTGGAGCTGCTCCTGTGTGTAAATCTGGCTCGACATCTTCACTGtaacttgttggatcatgaggTCCTTCACCACAGACACACTGGCGTAATGCACTTCGAGGTCGAGTTCTTTTAGCGTTGCCATAAGCCTTGCAGCTGGATGGTTCGTTTTAAGGCACTGTAATCTGATCATGGCTTCCAATCCGAGTATTTTCACTTCGATCTCGACAGAGAGACACCGGCTGCCGCCGGCATTCATAATCTTATGGCCGTCGTCTTTTCCCCCCGGCGGCGGCCGTGTAGGTGGGGATTCACGTTCTCTTCTGAGGGCTTCGATCTGTGTTTGCAATTCCTCCTTGTCGGCTTCCAAAGCTGGGAGTTTTGCTCGGAGTTCATTGATGTAGGAGACCGCATCTCCGAGGAGGGAGGCCTTGTCCATCTTGGACACGTTGGGGACTACTGCTCGGAGAGAGTAGAACCTTTGGTTGAGCTTCTCGCGGCGCTGCCGCTCTGCTTCCACGTGGTTCAGAGGCTCCTCTCGGCCATGGGCAGGCTTGCGGCCGCGCTTCCTCGGCCGCTTCTCCAGTTCGGCCGCCCGGCTGCTGTCCACTTCGCGCACCGATGCCTCGAGGTCGGATTGATCGGAGTTGGGGTCGTTGAGGACTCCGCCGGCAGCTGTGGCCGCGGAAGACGACTTCAATTGGCCATCGGACGATGGTCTCGCGGGAGCTGAAGCAAAAGAAACCAAGCCCTCATCGTTGTGGCTCGCCTTGGATGTCTCCCCCGTGGACCTGTTGTTGTTCTTGTCGTCCGCCAAGGCGTCAGCCTGGCGGTGAGAGAAGAGGTTTCCGGCGGGAGGGGCTGGCGAAGGGTTCCTCTTGCCACTGGAGAAATCGAGGATGTCGCCGGACTCCGGCTTGAACGAGTGAGTGTGAACGGCGCCATTGGAGAAAGTGTACTCTTTGGAGGAGAATGGCGGGGTCTGGGTCTGAATCTTTTGGATCTGGATCGAAGAAGTAGGGTTTTCGACAAGGGTAAGCGAGCTAGGGTTGCTCTCAAACGGAATTAGGGATTTTGTGAGGGAGATAGAGGGAGTTGCAGAAAGAGGGGAGACGGAGTCCTTCACCTCGGCGATGGAGGGGTCTGTGAACCAGAGTAATGGATCTGCCTCGCCCTTGTCGGCCGCGTCAGGATTCGCCTCCGGGGATTCCGTCGCGAGCCAGGATGCGGCTGTGCCGGTCTCGACGGAGGGACAGTCGGTGGAGCTGAAATTGAAGAGGTTGTGGATCTTGCCTATGATCTCCGGTCTCTGGGGGATCACGTCGGTGGATCCAAGCTCGAGCACGCCGGACCCAACGAAGGTGCAGACCATGGTCTGGATGCCGAGCATCTGAGCCTGTCGGGGGCGCTCGCACGGCAACGCGGCCATACGGTCGGCGCCGGCGACCCAATATGGAGCGCCTGTATAGAAGGCCTGGCCGGGGAGGTCGGTGCCGTCGACGAAGGACTGGGTCATCGAAACCAGAAAGAACCACTCGGTGTCCGTGACTTCCTCGTCGACAGCTTCGTCCGCTCCGCCGCCGGAGATCATCGAATTGAGCTCCCGCAGGACGCGTTTGCGGTTCTCCCGCTCGGCGGAGCTAACGGTGGGCTGCCTCCGCTTGTCGTCCTCGCACCCACGGTAGTAGCCTTCGCCCCAGATGAGAAAGGACGCTCCAGTGGCCGCGTCGAAGGACGACTGCCAGAAGATGCCGTACGTCCATCCTTCCCGCGCGCCCTCGATCAGCGCCTGCAGCCGCTGCTGGAGGGTGTCCTGgttgaagaaggcagaagaggGGGGCGGAGTGGGAGGGGGAGTGATCGGATGGGGAGGACCGGGAGCGGCCGCCGTCACCCAGGGGGAGGAGGATTGAAGGTCGGAGGCGGCGGGCATGAAGGCCTTCATCATAGAGTCGCTGTCGTCGGCCCAAAGGTTCATCCTTTATACTTCTTCAACTTCTTATCATAGGTGTGTCGATGGCCCACGTCCGGCGTCGTCTTCGCATGAAGCGGACGCTGGCGCTGGCGGCGGCGGCTGAGCAAGTGGATGAAGACGACGTGAAGAAGGGGGCGGGTGAAGTCGTGAAGACAACCCAaagctagagagagagagagattgtcACGCAATTGAAGAGGAGAGAAATGGGCCAGTGGATGGGTCCATCTCCAATTTGGTTCGTCGGTTCACCTGGGGCCGGTTTGGTTCGGGTTGAGCCGCCCTTTACAGCTCATTAAAACCTGTTGTCTTTCTGTTTATTATATTGAACTTTTTTAAATATGTAAACATCATTTTACCTAAAAAAACTTCCTTCCAAACCAGTTAAgctaatttataaataaatttagttcacagtattattattattattattattataaaaataacaataatatttCAAAACACTGTTTAATcgtcaatttaatataaaatatttgaaaattaatttgtagTTTTCCAAATTAGCAAAAAATAAAAGTGCAATTTATTTACAAAACAATTTGTTGCCAAATTATTCGCCAAATTAAATTATTCAGGattaaaaaaattgtaatatGTTATTATTAAGCTATTTGAAACTCAGTCATGAAAAATAGGGATTAATGATTTTTATCATGCAAACTGATTAATAAATTAGTTCGAACCTCAAAATTTGATATAGAATAAGAt is a window encoding:
- the LOC121979786 gene encoding inosine-5'-monophosphate dehydrogenase-like, whose translation is MSRESFWLKSLPLNQICLLSNHWNWNYQWYRCRRYWYSCRYNGYRIQVPWWGSRIPLQIHQCSDRLLLFRNLTMELGNHMDQIRWSGISGLTLIRNFVSLGPNPPLCLPISGLSVSAPTPHKTLAAMADDGFPAARLFSQGVSYTYDDVIVLPGYIDFPADAVDLSTRLSRRIPLAIPCVASPMDTVSESSMAVAMAALGGAAIVHCNDAPSRQAAIIRSAKARRIPFVTDPVFLSPSDSVPDFGSAAYALVTESGGSKSKVVGVVARSDWESLSDKNSLIVREYMRPAPASVPACYDFEKVASFLAGGGLECTPLVDEEGEIVDLVTKEDVERIREFPRLGVPSLGPDGRFLVGASIGTRESDKERLDHLMKAGTNVVVVDSSQGNSIYQLEMIKYAKNMHPDLDVIGGNVVTIAQAQNLIMAGADGLRVGMGSGSICTTQEVCAVGRGQATAVYKVSSFAKDHDVPVIADGGISNSGHIVKALTLGASTAMMGSFLAGSTEAPGVFVDLNGHRVKKYRGMGSLEAMTKGSDARYLGDTLKLKVAQGVVGAVADKGSVLKFIPYTMQAVKQGFQDLGASSLQSAHDLLRSEVLRLEVRTGAAQVEGGIHGLVSYEKKFF
- the LOC121980952 gene encoding transcription factor MYC2-like, translated to MNLWADDSDSMMKAFMPAASDLQSSSPWVTAAAPGPPHPITPPPTPPPSSAFFNQDTLQQRLQALIEGAREGWTYGIFWQSSFDAATGASFLIWGEGYYRGCEDDKRRQPTVSSAERENRKRVLRELNSMISGGGADEAVDEEVTDTEWFFLVSMTQSFVDGTDLPGQAFYTGAPYWVAGADRMAALPCERPRQAQMLGIQTMVCTFVGSGVLELGSTDVIPQRPEIIGKIHNLFNFSSTDCPSVETGTAASWLATESPEANPDAADKGEADPLLWFTDPSIAEIQKIQTQTPPFSSKEYTFSNGAVHTHSFKPESGDILDFSSGKRNPSPAPPAGNLFSHRQADALADDKNNNRSTGETSKASHNDEGLVSFASAPARPSSDGQLKSSSAATAAGGVLNDPNSDQSDLEASVREVDSSRAAELEKRPRKRGRKPAHGREEPLNHVEAERQRREKLNQRFYSLRAVVPNVSKMDKASLLGDAVSYINELRAKLPALEADKEELQTQIEALRRERESPPTRPPPGGKDDGHKIMNAGGSRCLSVEIEVKILGLEAMIRLQCLKTNHPAARLMATLKELDLEVHYASVSVVKDLMIQQVTVKMSSQIYTQEQLHTALYSRLAAERLVTR